From a region of the Neisseria subflava genome:
- a CDS encoding NADH-quinone oxidoreductase subunit C: MASIQNLYETVVGVLGDQASKVISALGEITVECLPEHYISVMTALRDHEELHFELLVDLCGVDYSTYKNEVWQGKRFAVVSQLLSVKNNQRIRVRVWVSDDDFPIVESIVDIYNSADWYEREAFDMYGIMFNNHPDLRRILTDYGFVGHPFRKDFPISGYVEMRYDEEQKRVIYQPVTIEPREITPRIVREENYGGQ, translated from the coding sequence AGTCATTTCCGCCTTGGGCGAGATTACCGTCGAGTGTCTGCCCGAGCACTATATTTCAGTCATGACCGCACTGCGCGACCATGAAGAGCTGCATTTTGAGCTTCTGGTTGACTTGTGCGGTGTCGATTACAGCACTTACAAAAACGAAGTATGGCAGGGCAAACGCTTTGCCGTCGTCAGTCAGCTGCTTTCCGTTAAAAACAATCAACGCATCCGCGTACGCGTCTGGGTTTCAGACGACGACTTCCCCATAGTCGAATCCATAGTCGATATTTACAACAGCGCGGATTGGTACGAACGCGAAGCCTTCGATATGTACGGCATCATGTTCAACAACCATCCGGACTTGCGCCGCATCCTGACCGATTACGGTTTCGTCGGACATCCGTTCCGCAAAGACTTCCCGATTTCCGGCTATGTGGAAATGCGTTACGACGAAGAGCAAAAACGCGTGATTTACCAACCTGTTACCATTGAGCCGCGCGAGATCACGCCGCGTATCGTCCGTGAGGAGAACTACGGTGGCCAATAA
- the nuoD gene encoding NADH dehydrogenase (quinone) subunit D, whose product MANKLRNYTINFGPQHPAAHGVLRMILELEGETIVRADPHIGLLHRGTEKLAETKTYLQALPYMDRLDYVSMMVNEQAYCLAVEKLAGIDVPIRAQYIRVMFAEVTRILNHLMGIGSHAFDIGAMTAILYAFRDREELMDLYEAVSGARMHAAYFRPGGVYRDLPDFMPKYESSKFRNAKVLKQLNESREGTMLDFIDAFCERFPKNIDTLETLLTDNRIWKQRTVGIGVVSPERAMQKGFTGVMLRGSGVEWDVRKTQPYEVYDKMDFDIPVGVNGDCYDRYLCRMEEMRQSVRIIKQCSEWLRVNPGPVITTNHKFAPPKRTEMKTGMEDLIHHFKLFTEGMHVPEGETYTAVEHPKGEFGVYIISDGANKPYRLKIRAPGFAHLQGMDEMAKGHMLADVVAIIGTQDIVFGEVDR is encoded by the coding sequence GTGGCCAATAAATTAAGAAACTACACCATCAACTTCGGCCCGCAACACCCTGCGGCGCACGGCGTATTGCGTATGATTTTGGAGTTGGAGGGCGAAACCATCGTCCGTGCCGATCCGCACATCGGCCTCCTGCACCGCGGTACTGAAAAACTGGCTGAAACCAAAACCTATCTGCAAGCCCTGCCCTATATGGATCGCTTGGACTATGTTTCCATGATGGTCAACGAGCAGGCGTATTGTTTGGCAGTAGAAAAACTTGCCGGTATCGATGTGCCTATCCGCGCCCAATACATCCGCGTGATGTTTGCCGAAGTAACACGCATCCTCAATCACTTGATGGGCATCGGTTCGCACGCCTTTGATATCGGCGCGATGACTGCCATCCTTTACGCCTTCCGCGATCGCGAAGAGCTGATGGATTTGTACGAAGCCGTTTCCGGTGCGCGTATGCACGCGGCCTACTTCCGTCCCGGCGGTGTTTACCGTGACCTACCCGACTTCATGCCTAAATACGAGAGCAGCAAATTCCGCAACGCCAAAGTATTGAAGCAGCTCAACGAATCCCGCGAAGGCACCATGCTCGACTTTATCGACGCCTTCTGCGAACGTTTCCCTAAAAATATCGACACACTCGAAACCCTCCTGACCGACAACCGTATTTGGAAACAGCGTACCGTCGGCATCGGTGTTGTCTCTCCCGAGCGCGCCATGCAAAAAGGCTTTACCGGCGTTATGTTGCGTGGTTCCGGCGTGGAATGGGACGTGCGTAAGACACAGCCTTACGAAGTGTACGACAAAATGGATTTCGACATCCCCGTCGGCGTCAACGGCGACTGCTACGACCGTTACCTCTGCCGTATGGAAGAAATGCGTCAATCCGTACGCATCATCAAACAATGTTCCGAGTGGTTGCGTGTCAATCCGGGTCCGGTCATTACCACAAACCACAAATTCGCTCCGCCCAAACGTACCGAAATGAAAACAGGTATGGAAGACCTGATTCACCATTTCAAACTCTTTACCGAGGGTATGCACGTTCCCGAGGGTGAGACCTACACCGCTGTCGAACATCCGAAAGGCGAGTTCGGCGTTTACATCATTTCAGACGGCGCAAACAAACCCTACCGCCTGAAAATCCGCGCACCCGGCTTCGCCCACCTGCAAGGCATGGACGAAATGGCAAAAGGCCACATGCTGGCCGACGTCGTTGCCATCATTGGTACGCAGGACATCGTATTCGGGGAGGTTGACCGATAA
- the nuoE gene encoding NADH-quinone oxidoreductase subunit NuoE: MLSAESLKQIDIELAKYPADQRRSAIMGALRIAQTEKGWLAPETIAFVADYIGISPAQAYEVATFYNMYDLEPVGKYKLTVCTNLPCALRGGMATGEYLKQKLGIGYGETTPDGKFTLVEGECMGACGDAPVMLVNNHSMCSFMTEEAIDKKLAELK, from the coding sequence ATGTTATCCGCAGAATCCTTAAAACAAATTGATATTGAGTTGGCAAAATATCCAGCCGACCAACGCCGATCCGCCATTATGGGCGCATTGCGTATTGCACAAACCGAAAAAGGCTGGCTTGCTCCTGAGACCATTGCCTTTGTCGCAGACTATATCGGCATCTCGCCTGCACAAGCCTACGAAGTCGCTACTTTCTACAATATGTACGACCTTGAGCCTGTCGGCAAATACAAACTGACCGTTTGTACCAACCTGCCCTGCGCCCTGCGCGGCGGTATGGCAACCGGCGAATACCTCAAACAAAAACTCGGTATCGGCTACGGCGAAACCACGCCCGACGGCAAATTTACCCTTGTCGAAGGCGAATGCATGGGCGCATGTGGCGATGCTCCGGTCATGCTGGTCAACAACCACAGCATGTGCAGCTTTATGACCGAAGAAGCGATTGACAAGAAACTTGCCGAACTGAAATAA
- the nuoF gene encoding NADH-quinone oxidoreductase subunit NuoF — protein MAIYQSGVIFDQVDTANPDCWTLDEYVKRGGYTALRKILSENISQTDVIDEVKTSGLRGRGGAGFPTGLKWSFMPRSFPGEKYVVCNTDEGEPGTFKDRDIIMFNPHALIEGMIIAGYAMGAKAGYNYIHGEIFEGYQRFEAALEQTRAAGFLGKNILGSDFEFELFAHHGYGAYICGEETALLESLEGKKGQPRFKPPFPASFGLYGKPTTINNTETFSSVPFIIRDGGQAFADKGIPNAGGTKLFCISGHVERPGNYEVPLGTPFAEVLKMAGGMRGGKKLKAVIPGGSSAPVLPADIMMQTNMDYDSISKAGSMLGSGAIIVMDEDVCMVKALERLSYFYYDESCGQCTPCREGTGWLYRIVHRIVEGKGKMEDLDLLDSVGNQMAGRTICALADAAVFPVRSFTKHFRDEFVHYIEHGGPMKEHKWGGW, from the coding sequence ATGGCTATTTACCAATCAGGCGTGATTTTTGACCAAGTGGATACCGCCAATCCCGATTGCTGGACATTGGACGAATACGTCAAACGTGGCGGTTATACCGCCCTGCGTAAAATCCTGTCCGAAAACATCTCGCAAACCGATGTGATTGACGAAGTCAAAACCTCCGGCTTGCGCGGTCGTGGCGGTGCGGGCTTTCCGACCGGTTTGAAATGGAGCTTTATGCCCCGTTCCTTCCCGGGCGAAAAATATGTAGTTTGCAATACCGACGAAGGCGAGCCCGGTACATTTAAAGACCGCGACATTATCATGTTCAATCCTCATGCCCTGATTGAAGGCATGATTATTGCCGGTTACGCCATGGGTGCGAAAGCCGGCTACAACTATATCCACGGTGAAATTTTCGAAGGCTACCAACGTTTTGAAGCTGCTTTGGAGCAGACGCGTGCCGCAGGCTTTTTGGGTAAAAATATTTTGGGTTCGGATTTTGAATTTGAACTCTTCGCCCACCACGGCTACGGCGCATATATTTGCGGCGAAGAAACCGCATTGCTCGAATCGTTGGAAGGCAAAAAAGGCCAGCCGCGCTTTAAGCCGCCATTCCCTGCTTCGTTCGGTCTGTACGGCAAACCGACTACCATCAACAATACCGAAACGTTCTCCTCCGTCCCCTTCATTATCCGTGACGGCGGACAGGCATTTGCCGATAAAGGCATTCCGAATGCAGGCGGTACTAAATTGTTCTGTATTTCCGGTCATGTCGAGCGTCCGGGCAACTATGAAGTGCCGTTGGGTACGCCGTTTGCCGAAGTCTTGAAAATGGCGGGCGGTATGCGCGGCGGTAAAAAACTCAAAGCCGTCATTCCCGGCGGTTCGTCTGCGCCAGTTTTGCCTGCCGATATTATGATGCAGACCAATATGGACTATGACTCGATTTCCAAAGCGGGCTCGATGTTGGGTTCCGGCGCGATTATCGTCATGGACGAAGACGTGTGCATGGTGAAAGCCCTTGAACGCCTGAGCTACTTCTACTACGACGAGTCTTGCGGCCAATGTACCCCCTGCCGCGAAGGTACGGGCTGGCTTTACCGCATCGTCCACCGCATCGTGGAAGGCAAAGGTAAAATGGAAGATTTGGATTTGCTGGATTCTGTCGGCAACCAAATGGCAGGCCGCACCATCTGCGCCCTCGCCGATGCCGCCGTCTTCCCTGTCCGCAGCTTT